Proteins encoded within one genomic window of Ranitomeya variabilis isolate aRanVar5 chromosome 4, aRanVar5.hap1, whole genome shotgun sequence:
- the NKX6-2 gene encoding homeobox protein Nkx-6.2 isoform X2 produces the protein MLAVGQMDTNRQSAFVLSSTPLAALHNMAEMKTTLFPYALQNPSNFKAPNLSALNAQFPLGTPHGISDILSRPLGTALGASGTLLSSLPRINGLATSTGMYFNPAAVSRYPKPLAELPGRPPIFWPGVMQTSPWRDPRLACPVQAGLMLDKDGKKKHSRPTFSGQQIFALEKTFEQTKYLAGPERARLAYSLGMTESQVKVWFQNRRTKWRKRHAAEMATAKKKHDSETEKMKESSDNEDDDEYNKPLDPNSDDEKISRLLKKHKNTNLNLLSPCSNNSDTL, from the exons ATGTTAGCTGTGGGGCAGATGGATACTAACAGACAGAGTGCATTCGTGCTGAGCAGTACCCCCCTGGCAGCCCTGCACAACATGGCAGAGATGAAGACCACCTTGTTCCCTTATGCCTTGCAGAATCCTTCTAACTTCAAAGCCCCCAACTTGTCGGCTCTGAATGCACAGTTCCCCCTGGGGACACCTCATGGGATTAGTGACATTCTCAGCAGACCCCTGGGCACCGCTCTGGGGGCATCGGGCACCCTGCTCTCCAGCCTGCCTCGCATTAATGGACTTGCCACTTCCACTGGGATGTATTTTAACCCAGCAGCTGTGTCCAGATACCCCAAACCACTGGCTGAGCTGCCAGGGAGACCCCCGATCTTCTGGCCAGGAGTTATGCAGACCTCTCCATGGAGGGATCCCAGGCTGGCCTGTCCTG TACAAGCCGGGCTGATGCTGGACAAAGACGGCAAAAAGAAGCACTCCAGGCCCACATTCTCAGGGCAACAGATCTTCGCACTGGAGAAAACCTTTGAGCAGACCAAATACTTGGCAGGGCCAGAAAGGGCACGACTGGCATATTCCCTGGGCATGACCGAGTCTCAGGTCAAG GTCTGGTTCCAAAATCGGAGGACAAAGTGGAGGAAAAGACATGCAGCAGAGATGGCCACAGCCAAGAAGAAGCATGACTCGGAAACAGAGAAGATGAAGGAGAGCTCCGACAATGAGGACGATGATGAGTACAACAAACCCCTGGACCCCAACTCAGATGATGAGAAAATCTCCAGGTTGTTGAAAAAGCACAAAAACACAAACTTGAATCTGCTGAGTCCATGCAGCAATAACTCGGACACCTTGTGA
- the NKX6-2 gene encoding homeobox protein Nkx-6.2 isoform X1: MLAVGQMDTNRQSAFVLSSTPLAALHNMAEMKTTLFPYALQNPSNFKAPNLSALNAQFPLGTPHGISDILSRPLGTALGASGTLLSSLPRINGLATSTGMYFNPAAVSRYPKPLAELPGRPPIFWPGVMQTSPWRDPRLACPVQAGLMLDKDGKKKHSRPTFSGQQIFALEKTFEQTKYLAGPERARLAYSLGMTESQVKVWFQNRRTKWRKRHAAEMATAKKKHDSETEKMKESSDNEDDDEYNKPLDPNSDDEKISRSSSPACTFSIPSSPQDLTSTEGASS, from the exons ATGTTAGCTGTGGGGCAGATGGATACTAACAGACAGAGTGCATTCGTGCTGAGCAGTACCCCCCTGGCAGCCCTGCACAACATGGCAGAGATGAAGACCACCTTGTTCCCTTATGCCTTGCAGAATCCTTCTAACTTCAAAGCCCCCAACTTGTCGGCTCTGAATGCACAGTTCCCCCTGGGGACACCTCATGGGATTAGTGACATTCTCAGCAGACCCCTGGGCACCGCTCTGGGGGCATCGGGCACCCTGCTCTCCAGCCTGCCTCGCATTAATGGACTTGCCACTTCCACTGGGATGTATTTTAACCCAGCAGCTGTGTCCAGATACCCCAAACCACTGGCTGAGCTGCCAGGGAGACCCCCGATCTTCTGGCCAGGAGTTATGCAGACCTCTCCATGGAGGGATCCCAGGCTGGCCTGTCCTG TACAAGCCGGGCTGATGCTGGACAAAGACGGCAAAAAGAAGCACTCCAGGCCCACATTCTCAGGGCAACAGATCTTCGCACTGGAGAAAACCTTTGAGCAGACCAAATACTTGGCAGGGCCAGAAAGGGCACGACTGGCATATTCCCTGGGCATGACCGAGTCTCAGGTCAAG GTCTGGTTCCAAAATCGGAGGACAAAGTGGAGGAAAAGACATGCAGCAGAGATGGCCACAGCCAAGAAGAAGCATGACTCGGAAACAGAGAAGATGAAGGAGAGCTCCGACAATGAGGACGATGATGAGTACAACAAACCCCTGGACCCCAACTCAGATGATGAGAAAATCTCCAG GAGCTCCAGCCCAGCCTGCACCTTTTCCATCCCCTCCTCACCCCAGGACCTCACATCCACAGAGGGGGCCTCCTCTTGA